Below is a window of Populus trichocarpa isolate Nisqually-1 chromosome 3, P.trichocarpa_v4.1, whole genome shotgun sequence DNA.
CTACCTGTTCTTCAACCCAGAAGGATTCAAAGTTTCCTGCGTACCTCATGCTTAATCCTGGGGGTACTGAAGCAGAGGGAACTTCAGTCATGAAGGTCTGCCCATACACCCACTGCTCTCTTAACGGTCATCAACACAAACCTGTAACTCCGCTGAGGTGCTTCTTGAAGGCAAGGAGGCGTTCGTTGAAGGTCCAGAATAGTATGAAATTGGAGGATTTATCCCCACGCAGAGCCAGGCCATCCGGCGATGGAACAGAAGAAATTCATGGTGGACTGTTGGATTTTTCTGAAGACAAACCTGTGATACAAGAAGTTGgaaaggatttctttattgAAATCTACGCTAACAATACAGAATATGGGGCCTATGAAACCGAAAAGAGGACAGAGAATGAAGGCAAGACAGCAGATGCTTTTTTGGGAGAACCTGAAGGACAGATGAATGAGTCCTGCTTTTACGCTGGCCATGAAGCCGCAGTTGAACAAGACAACAACAGTCACGTTTCTGAGAGCTCGTcagatgaatcacaagaatcagaGATTGATTTTGAGGAAAACTTTAGTGATACCAATGCAGCAGAGATCAAAGTTGCAGTGGGTTTCgtcagagaagaagaaaagcacgGGGATACAGACTGCTCATTGACCTTCTCTGAAGGAGAAGCAATCATGGGAAGCTGTGACAACAGGAGTGACATTGAAGGGGAATGCCAAGCGAGTATGGAGGAAGATGATAACATCTCTGAAGAAACTGGCATGGAGTGGGAGGAGGACCAACCTTCTACTTCAGAGATTGGTGCAGAAGATGATGATATGAACAAACATGGTAAATTTTGGACCAAAGTAGGGTTCACACCAGAAATCGAGAAACTTGATTGGAGTGAGGATTCTGAGATCATAACGTCTGATGATGTAGTCAGCAACTGTACAGAGGAAATTCTAGCTGATGAGGTACTGCGAGAATTTTTTTCAGAGGAAACTGCCTCTATTGATATGCAATGCAGCGATAGCGATTCTGAATCAGATATCATACCCCACTATTGGCAGATTCTCCAATCTATCCAAGTGGCAGGGAACTTGGCTTATGATCAACCTTCTGCAGCTGAAGATGCATTTGAGGCAccaaaaacagaggagaaagaTGAAGAAGCTGGGAGAGATCTGAGAGATGCTGTGACCACTTCAGCTCCAATAAGGGAATCAATTGTGGAACCAATAGGAGCCAGAGAGAACATTCAGGAGAATAATGAAACAGATAAATCTCTTGGAGATGGTGAAAATGGTTGCACGGCAGACATTTCAGCTGAAGCTTTAAATGGTCACCAGGAGGATAAATCTCTTCAAGCTGAAAATGCAGCTATAAGACCTCATATTTCTGAAAAGAGAGATGTGATTGGAACAAATAAAGAGGACGAAATCGATCAGCTCATCGAAGTTGcagaaaataatcaagaatttGCCACTGCTGGATTCCCTGATGGTGAAGCTGGAGATGCAACAGAAGATCGAGAGCAAGTTTCCAATGCTGAATTGCAATTTGAAATCCATGTTTCTGATTCACCACAGGATTTTTCTGAAGCTGATCAAGATGATGCTGAACTACATGCCGATGGAAACCACATGATAACTAGTGAAGAGGATAGTTCAAGTCAAGATCTTGTTGATGCCACCACTCCAACTGAGCCTCTTGACCACCAATTGGATGAGCAGGATGAGACAAACCATGTTCTTGAGAACGAGAACTTATTTGAGGAAGATAAAGATGAAGCTAAAAAGATCGAAATCCTAACTGCCATGGATTTTGAGTCTCCGAGTAATTCAAGAACGCATGAAATCAACTCAGCTGGAGATGATACAGGAGAGGTTGAGAAGACGGAAGTGGAAGTTTGTAACGAGTCAGATACAGCAGAAACCTTCCTCTCTGCCAATAATGGAGCAACGAGCACAGGATCAAAGCGCCCATTCGTATACACAAGAGGAAATCCCAATCAAGAACTTCAATATACCTGCAACACCAGGAAGTGGACAATCGGAGAAAAGAAACCCATCAAGGACTTGGACGAAGAGAGAGAATTCAACCCAAGAGAACCAAATTTCCTTCCCGTTGTTCCTGATCCAGAGGCAGAAAAGGTCGATCT
It encodes the following:
- the LOC7460222 gene encoding calmodulin binding protein PICBP isoform X2, yielding MVQRKVPNKLGIQADHVKSEKRLGNLKPSSCQHQDGKNRGPDMKKKMKKSRSIKISDIESLKSSSPLRKAISQPGEPPPLNGTTTAAAPQKQFMIKTTDGSPNYMKSTSSSEARKERSQVSPLNTQTGSNGKNLHYRNSGNSRFSPASGSKPARTLSKTSSLKLVRTPSFKPTRGTAKKCSRVALCADVSTQKATCSSTQKDSKFPAYLMLNPGGTEAEGTSVMKVCPYTHCSLNGHQHKPVTPLRCFLKARRRSLKVQNSMKLEDLSPRRARPSGDGTEEIHGGLLDFSEDKPVIQEVGKDFFIEIYANNTEYGAYETEKRTENEGKTADAFLGEPEGQMNESCFYAGHEAAVEQDNNSHVSESSSDESQESEIDFEENFSDTNAAEIKVAVGFVREEEKHGDTDCSLTFSEGEAIMGSCDNRSDIEGECQASMEEDDNISEETGMEWEEDQPSTSEIGAEDDDMNKHGKFWTKVGFTPEIEKLDWSEDSEIITSDDVVSNCTEEILADEILQSIQVAGNLAYDQPSAAEDAFEAPKTEEKDEEAGRDLRDAVTTSAPIRESIVEPIGARENIQENNETDKSLGDGENGCTADISAEALNGHQEDKSLQAENAAIRPHISEKRDVIGTNKEDEIDQLIEVAENNQEFATAGFPDGEAGDATEDREQVSNAELQFEIHVSDSPQDFSEADQDDAELHADGNHMITSEEDSSSQDLVDATTPTEPLDHQLDEQDETNHVLENENLFEEDKDEAKKIEILTAMDFESPSNSRTHEINSAGDDTGEVEKTEVEVCNESDTAETFLSANNGATSTGSKRPFVYTRGNPNQELQYTCNTRKWTIGEKKPIKDLDEEREFNPREPNFLPVVPDPEAEKVDLRHQMMDDRKNSEEWMLDYALRQAVTKLAPARKRKVALLVEAFEKVLPTPKYETHIRHTSATFSHTRPIQACS
- the LOC7460222 gene encoding calmodulin binding protein PICBP isoform X1; protein product: MVQRKVPNKLGIQADHVKSEKRLGNLKPSSCQHQDGKNRGPDMKKKMKKSRSIKISDIESLKSSSPLRKAISQPGEPPPLNGTTTAAAPQKQFMIKTTDGSPNYMKSTSSSEARKERSQVSPLNTQTGSNGKNLHYRNSGNSRFSPASGSKPARTLSKTSSLKLVRTPSFKPTRGTAKKCSRVALCADVSTQKATCSSTQKDSKFPAYLMLNPGGTEAEGTSVMKVCPYTHCSLNGHQHKPVTPLRCFLKARRRSLKVQNSMKLEDLSPRRARPSGDGTEEIHGGLLDFSEDKPVIQEVGKDFFIEIYANNTEYGAYETEKRTENEGKTADAFLGEPEGQMNESCFYAGHEAAVEQDNNSHVSESSSDESQESEIDFEENFSDTNAAEIKVAVGFVREEEKHGDTDCSLTFSEGEAIMGSCDNRSDIEGECQASMEEDDNISEETGMEWEEDQPSTSEIGAEDDDMNKHGKFWTKVGFTPEIEKLDWSEDSEIITSDDVVSNCTEEILADEVLREFFSEETASIDMQCSDSDSESDIIPHYWQILQSIQVAGNLAYDQPSAAEDAFEAPKTEEKDEEAGRDLRDAVTTSAPIRESIVEPIGARENIQENNETDKSLGDGENGCTADISAEALNGHQEDKSLQAENAAIRPHISEKRDVIGTNKEDEIDQLIEVAENNQEFATAGFPDGEAGDATEDREQVSNAELQFEIHVSDSPQDFSEADQDDAELHADGNHMITSEEDSSSQDLVDATTPTEPLDHQLDEQDETNHVLENENLFEEDKDEAKKIEILTAMDFESPSNSRTHEINSAGDDTGEVEKTEVEVCNESDTAETFLSANNGATSTGSKRPFVYTRGNPNQELQYTCNTRKWTIGEKKPIKDLDEEREFNPREPNFLPVVPDPEAEKVDLRHQMMDDRKNSEEWMLDYALRQAVTKLAPARKRKVALLVEAFEKVLPTPKYETHIRHTSATFSHTRPIQACS